TACTGGCATCAAAGCGATTCAGCCCTTGCTGAATTTCTCCTTCTGCCATATCCATAATCACTTCTGAGAGCAGTTTCACTACTTCTAAATTATTCAAATTTGCCAAATACCAAGAAGATTGGGCAAATAAAAAGTCTCCCGCCAACACAGCGATGCGATTGCCAAACCGGCTATGAACCGTGGCAATACCGCGTCTTACCTCGGATTCATCCACCACATCGTCGTGTACCAGACTAGCGGTGTGAATCATTTCCGTAATTTCTGCGAGACGCCGGTGACGTGGGGTAATGTCTTGATCCAGCATGGTTGCCCGCGATATCAGCAGGACGATAGCGGGTCTAACGCGCTTTCCTCCTGCCCCAAATAAGTGTTCTGCCGCCGCATACAGGATGGGGTGACGGGCACCAACCAGCTTTTTCAAATTCTCCGTCAGAACACGTAGGTCTGATTCAACAGGGGCAAAGAGGGAGGTCACTGAGGTCATGGATCAGCTGACTCTGGCTTAATAGTTACGAAATTTTACATTCCTGTCATTTATTTTAAGCTAATGCTCCCCTACAGGGAAGTTTTGTTCCTTAGAAGATGCCCCCGCAGCCTTTTTTTGAAATTGTATCGACTTGTAAAGTATCTAAAAAAATCCCTCCTAACCCTTGGGGATCTTGTGTTACTCTAATATGTAAGGATTTGAAAAGCTTAATAGAGTTACTGAGCCAAAAAATTACAGAAAACACTTACGTGTTTGTAATGAATTGGTAAAGGATGGCAGATTTTTGGTAGGCGGTAGCATTTCCGGCTTCCTGCATCTTTTTCTAGCGTTAAGGCTCTAGGAAAACTAGCCATCCGAAAATAAAGGACTTTCAATAGGCACTGTGGATTAGCTTGCTATCTACGGGATTGCCGAAAAAATCTCAGATTATTTTTATCAATTTTCTGGGGTTTTAGTTAAATCAAGAATTTTTGGGGCGACAGCGACCTCCAGAATTCCTATGGGCAGACATATTCTCAAGCATTGACTCAAGTCTTGACTTGGGACATTGTCTTGGGAAAAGAACTTGTATAAAAATTTACATTCCGCTACTTGTGATTGTGCGATACCATGACGTATAATGATATGCCTCTGATTATCCCATTTTTAGCCACTGGTTATTTGTTAACGGTTTACCTGCTGTTGATGCTGGCGCAGCGAACTGTGAAAGGTGCGGGTAGGACGAAGTCCATACCCTAGCGATCGCGACAGAAGTATTAGCCGTTTGCAGCACGCTCACCTCATCGATCCGCCATTAGCAGTCAAATCTAGAATTTTGGATTGAAGAACCCATTCTTCAATTGACTGCTACTCGCTTAGCTCTAGCGGTAATTGCCGATGTAGCACTGTCGGTAAATAAACTTTTTCTACCGCAGGCGTACACCCCAGCCACTGTACTGACAGTTGTGCAAACTGTTCGGGACAACCGCTCACGGCAAATCGAGTTGCTAGAGGCGGGCGGGTGTTTCTCAGTCCTAGTAAATCCAGCTCTTGTGCAGCCGCAGCCACTACATGAACTGCCGGATCGCATAGCTTCACCGACCGGGGCAGAATTTTCCTCAGGACGGGTGCTAAGTGGGGATAGTGGGTACAGCCATAAACAAGCGTGTCAATACGATGGTGCAGTAACGGTGCCAAGTACTCCCGCGCCACTTCTAGGGTGTAAGGCTCATGGATGCGGTTTTGCTCAATCACCGGCACAAACTCTGGGCAACCGACTTGCCAAACTTGGGCAGTGGCGTCAACTTCTAAAATCGCGCGACGATAAGCGTTGCTAGCGGCAGTGGCTGGGGTAGCGATGACTCCAATCCGGTTGCCTAGCTCAACAGCCGCGCGGGCACCAGGCAAGATAACTCCCAAAATCGGGAGAGGAAACTCAGACCGCACTGCCTCCAAAGCGAGGGCAGAACTGGTGTTGCACGCCATGATCGCCATTTTGACGCCCTGCTGCATCATCCAGATGAGAATTTCGCGCACAAAGTGCAAAATTTCTGCCTGAGAGCGAGTGCCGTAGGGCAGTCGAGCTGTATCGCCAAAGTAAAGAACGGATTCGGATGGCAGCTGCCGGTAGAGTTCCCTCAATACCGTCAGTCCGCCTACTCCGCTATCAAAAATCCCAATTCTGGCTCGTTGAAGAGCCTCATTTGTTTTTTGTTCCTTATTCATAATTAATCAACCACTCCCCACAAACCGGCATTTAGAGACTTTGTTGAATGTACTGTAGAATACCGCGAGCGATCGCTCTTGCCATCTGGCTCTGGTAATTTGGCGAAGCCAACTTCACAGCCTCTTGTGGGCTGGACACAAAACCAACCTCCACTAAAACAGCGGGCATCGAACTCTTCCTCAGTACATAAAATCTCGCCTGCCGCACTCCTCGATCTCGGATATCAACGTTCTGCAAAATACTATTGTGAATGGTTTGCGCTAAACGCCCACCACTAGAGTAATAGTAAGTCTCCAGCCCCTGCACATCAGGACGCCCACCAATTGAATTGGCGTGGATACTGACGAATAAATCGGCATTGGCTCGCTCAGCCATCGTTACTCGTGGTTGCAAGTCTACAAAATAGTCATCCTTTCGCGTCATCACCGCCTGGATGCCCTGTTGCTCTAGCAATGTCGCTACCTGCTGTGCAATCGGCAAAATTACATCGACCTCTCGCAAACCTCTATAACCGATGGCTCCAGGGTCTTTGCCTCCATGTCCGGCATCTACAACCACAACCAATCGTCCAACACGGGGGCGGGGTCGCGAAGGCGGATTGTTATTCTGAGGCGGCGGCACGTTAACAGAACCCGTGGGCGGAACCCGAATAGGGCCTGTGGGAGGAACAACCGAGCCAAGGCGACTTCGTTGCAGTTGCAGTGCTAAAAGTTGGTCGCTCACCTGATTGAGTTCTCCAACCTGTACCCCTGAGGCTGGTTGCACCAGAATGACGACAGTCCGCGAGTCTTGCTGCTGCAAACGCACCCGCCGCACTGAAGTGGTGGCATCCAGTTGAGGTCCCCTAACTCGGTCAGCTAGTTCAGCGGAAGGAATCGTAATTCGATAAACTCCCTCTCTTGCATCCCATCTGCCGGTGTATCTGACAGACGCATCCGCCCGAATTAATAACTGGGTTCCGGAAGAAGCGAGTTCAACCGATTGAATTGTTGCTAACTGATTATTCGGACGGTTGGTGGGGACGGGTTGGCTGGGTGCAGTTGAAGGCGGTCTAGACCCCCCCGAAATGGGAGAGGGTTGATTTCCAGCTAGTGGTGGGCTTTCAATGTCGCCAGCACTCGTACCCTTCGGCAAGATGACAATACCGCCAAAATCGCTAACACTTGCCAGCCAGTCCGGGCTTTCTCTCCTCACGTTCATCGTGACGCGAACGATTGAGGGTGAAGTATCAACTTGGGACAATAAGATGCGACTGACGCCATAGCGATTCACCGTCGGAGAAGGCGATGTAAGACTGCGGGAAAGGGTCGCTCCTCGCAGGTCAAAAGTAATGTTTTTGCGATCGCTACTCCGGTTCACCTTAATAATCTGCGGGCGACCCCCATTCGTCTTTAGGAAAAACCCATCTCGCGTTACCTGCACATCTTCGATTTGAGCAAGCGACCCAACCGTTACGTTTGGAGGTGTCTGACGAATCGGTGGGCGACTCAGCACTGGAGGCGGCGAAGGATTTCTAGGAGCTTGATTGGGAAGAGGTTGCAAAGGGGGCGGCGGAGAATTTCCCAAATCTAGATCTCTGGGTGCTAGATCTCTGGGTGAAGGATTTGACACCTGCGCTACTCGTTCGGGCTTTGGTAATTGCACCGACCACTGGCTGGGGGAAGCTCCTCGAACTAGCACTTTTTCTGGATCGAGGGTGTAACCAGGGTCTAATTCAATCACCATCCGAGTAGTATTACCTTCAAACTGTCCTACTCGCAGAGAACGCAGCGATCCAGCCAACTGCTGAGTCACCGTTGAGCGCCCCAAGCTGGTACCGGGCAGATCGATTACCACACGGGTCGGATTGGCAAGCAGTTGCGCTCGCGGTTGCACTCCATCATCCGTCCTAAAGTCTAGTCGGTTCTGATTGGCATCAAAACGCCAATACACCAGTCTTGCCGCATTCGCGGGAAGTGAAACGAGAAAAATGCTCAAAAAACTGGGTAATAGCCAGTAAAATCTCACTATCGTTGCTCCTGAAAAAGGCAAAGACCGTAATAATCGGCCTGTACGCTGTAGACCTGTTTCGGATGTTTTCGGTTCACATCCGGTGCATTGCGGTAAACAAAGTAAACGATTTTAGACTGGGTTGAACAATATCACGACTTTGGTCGCAATGCAGAATAATCGACTAGGCATGACTTTTTTCGCTGGAAAAAGCCAATTACCATCGGGAAGATGCCTGGTGTATGGAGTTTCTCATCAGAGATTTTTGTTCTCAGGGCTTGGCAATGATAACGTCTTGATGCTGCCTATTCCCAAGCCGCGCGAGCCAACACTTTTCTCAAAGCGAGAGAAACCTTTTAAATCCGATTAAATCCGATAACCAACCCCAAGGGACGTAGATAAAGTGACTTAAGTTTCACAAAAACCGTTTGCTGTTAGTTTTTTGTCAGTAGGTACTACGGAGTAGGTAGTCGGTGTTGATTGTATACCACCACTACCCACTACCCACACATGAATTAATAACTAATCGCTTTCCTTAGCAGGAACCGATGCAGGCTCTTGAAACACAAACCGTAATAAGGGAGGTGCTAAAAAAGTTGTCAAGATGACCATCATAATAATCGCGGCTTCTGTGGCTTCAGACAAAGCACCGCTGGCAGAACCAACACCGGCAAAGACCAACCCGACTTCGCCTCGTGGAATCATCCCGACGCCAATCGCTAATCGGTTGATCTGAGGTTGACCAAATACGACTAGACCCGTAACAACCTTTCCGAGAATTGCCACGACAATCAGGAACATAGCCATGAACAACCCTTCCCGGTTACTGGGAACCGCTGGATTGAGAACTCCTAGGTCAGTTTTAGCCCCAACCGTTACAAAGAAAATCGGCACCAGCAGATCGGCAATAGGCACTACCTGCTTTTCCAGTTCTTTACGCTTATCCGTTTCGTCTAAGACTAAGCCAGCTGCAAAAGCTCCCAAAATGGCTTCTAGGTGAATAGCGGCTCCCACATAGGCCATCAAGAATGCGAAGATGAAAGCCGGTATGACTAGCCCGCCGCGCGTCTTGAGCTGATCGGCG
The genomic region above belongs to Coleofasciculus sp. FACHB-T130 and contains:
- the murI gene encoding glutamate racemase, translating into MNKEQKTNEALQRARIGIFDSGVGGLTVLRELYRQLPSESVLYFGDTARLPYGTRSQAEILHFVREILIWMMQQGVKMAIMACNTSSALALEAVRSEFPLPILGVILPGARAAVELGNRIGVIATPATAASNAYRRAILEVDATAQVWQVGCPEFVPVIEQNRIHEPYTLEVAREYLAPLLHHRIDTLVYGCTHYPHLAPVLRKILPRSVKLCDPAVHVVAAAAQELDLLGLRNTRPPLATRFAVSGCPEQFAQLSVQWLGCTPAVEKVYLPTVLHRQLPLELSE
- a CDS encoding N-acetylmuramoyl-L-alanine amidase, translated to MRFYWLLPSFLSIFLVSLPANAARLVYWRFDANQNRLDFRTDDGVQPRAQLLANPTRVVIDLPGTSLGRSTVTQQLAGSLRSLRVGQFEGNTTRMVIELDPGYTLDPEKVLVRGASPSQWSVQLPKPERVAQVSNPSPRDLAPRDLDLGNSPPPPLQPLPNQAPRNPSPPPVLSRPPIRQTPPNVTVGSLAQIEDVQVTRDGFFLKTNGGRPQIIKVNRSSDRKNITFDLRGATLSRSLTSPSPTVNRYGVSRILLSQVDTSPSIVRVTMNVRRESPDWLASVSDFGGIVILPKGTSAGDIESPPLAGNQPSPISGGSRPPSTAPSQPVPTNRPNNQLATIQSVELASSGTQLLIRADASVRYTGRWDAREGVYRITIPSAELADRVRGPQLDATTSVRRVRLQQQDSRTVVILVQPASGVQVGELNQVSDQLLALQLQRSRLGSVVPPTGPIRVPPTGSVNVPPPQNNNPPSRPRPRVGRLVVVVDAGHGGKDPGAIGYRGLREVDVILPIAQQVATLLEQQGIQAVMTRKDDYFVDLQPRVTMAERANADLFVSIHANSIGGRPDVQGLETYYYSSGGRLAQTIHNSILQNVDIRDRGVRQARFYVLRKSSMPAVLVEVGFVSSPQEAVKLASPNYQSQMARAIARGILQYIQQSL